The Bacteroidota bacterium DNA window AGGCTGATATTTGCTTGTTTATAGCTGTTATATGGAAACTGTTACTTAAAGGCAACTGAATATTTTTCCTTAAATTAAATACATCTTTAATACGCGTCACTCTTTTTATTTTAATACTATAGGCCTGTAAATGGCTAATTGATAGATTAGCATTTACTTAAAAATTGTTCTTTGTTTAACAAATTTAAGCGATTATTGGTAATATAATATAAATAAAAAGCCCCTTGTTTTTAAACAAGAGGCTTTTATGGTATTAAAATACGATGGTTTATTTAACCAATATTTTTTGAACAATTACTTTGCCTTCAATGGTGGTAGCATTTAAGGTATAAAAGCCTTGTGGTAAATTTAATTCAATGGTTTTGTTTCCATTGATGGTTTCAATTTGTTGTGCAAAATGTTGTTTACCTAATAAATCTACAATGGTAATGTTTACATTTTCGCTCATTACATTGCTTAAGCCAATAGTAAATGTTCCACTATTAGGATTAGGAAATACATTTAAATCAAAGTTACCTGCTTTGTTTAAATCAACGGCTACCACTTTTGAATAGGTGAACTTACCATCAAAATCGGTTTGTTTAAGGCGATAAAAGATCGTGTTGGCATCTACTGCACTGATATCATCTACTGTATTGTATTGTAACGTTTTATTACTATTACCAGCACCTTTTACATTGGCTATTGGAAAAAATGTTTCACCATTTTCACTGCGCTCAATAGT harbors:
- a CDS encoding T9SS type A sorting domain-containing protein; this encodes YTWNNTSQTSRTIKVLPPNGTTVYYVTDTYSCLRDSFTVNATTFPITLLNFDAQLANKNVKLNWSTAAEINNNYFTIERSENGETFFPIANVKGAGNSNKTLQYNTVDDISAVDANTIFYRLKQTDFDGKFTYSKVVAVDLNKAGNFDLNVFPNPNSGTFTIGLSNVMSENVNITIVDLLGKQHFAQQIETINGNKTIELNLPQGFYTLNATTIEGKVIVQKILVK